One Coriobacteriia bacterium genomic window, TTCTCTGGTGACGGCAATCGAGGCCAAAGACCCCTACACGCGGGGTCACTCGGAACGCGTCGCGGTCTACACGCGTAGGCTCGGGGATCACCTTGGTCTGCCACGAGCACAGCTGGATCTGCTCGAGCGCGCGGCCCTGCTCCACGACGTAGGGAAGATCGGCATCGAGCTGGACACGCTGAGCTCCCCGATGCAACTCAGCGCCGAGGAGGTCCGGCTCATTCGACGGCACCCTGTGCTGGGCAGTGAGCTTGTCAGTGATGTCGAGTTCCTCGCAGACATCGTGCCCGTCATCCGGCATCACCACGAGCGTTACGACGGGGCCGGGTACCCTGATGGGTTGGCTGGCGTGGACATTCCGCTACTTGCTCGAGTGATGGCCGTCGCGGACTCCTATGACGCGATGACGTCGAATCGGGCCTATCGCCCAGCGATGACACAAGAGCAGGCGATCGTCGAGATTGAGCGGGTTGCGGGCACGCAACTCGACCGCAACATGGCTCTGCAGTTCACTTCGATGCTCGCCGACGGTCAGGAAGTGGGGATGCCGCATGAGGCGTGATCCCAACCCCCTGCATGCCTCAAGAACCCCACGCCAGCTCTGGTATCTCACCGCGCTGATCGGCCTTGGATTCCTTGCGATCGCGGCCATCTGGCCTGGTCGTGATATGGGGTTTGACCCCGCTCTCGCCGCGGGTCTCGCCGCCGCGTTCTTCGCCACCCGACTCCTCACTATTCGGCTCCCGCAGGGTGACGACGTCTATGTGACGCTGGTGGTCGGACTGGTCGCCCTGGCGGTAGCGGACATCACTGTAGCGGTGGCTGCATCCGCGCTGGCCGGAGTCGTTGAGTCGATTGCGCGGTTCTCGCAATCATCGAGACCGGCGGCCGTCTCGCGCGCTCTAGATGCGACACGCGCTACTGCCGTACTAGCCCTGATGGCGCCCTGGCAGCTGGTACTCCATCGATCTCTGAGCGCGACAGCTCACGACGATACCCTGATCATGTGGCTGCTGGTGGCTGGGATGATGTACTCGGGGCTGGACATCCTCACGATGGCGGTCCAGCAGCGCATCGCAGGCGGTCTGCCGGTGATCCAGGGCATCGCAACGCTGCAGCGCCCCCTGGCGACGATGTACCTCGTGCACCTAGCGATGGCGGCAGTAGCGGTGCGCCTCTATGCCGAGTCGGCTTCGTGGGCTTTCCCTATTGCTCTGCTGCTCACGCTGATTCTGCAGAACAGCTTCAACCTGTATCTGCGGATCCGCAGAGGCTACGCCGACACGATCGGTGCGCTCGCGCATGCGGCGGAGTTGGATCGACCGCATGACTCCGGACACGCCCGGCGTGTTGCGGACCTTGCGGTCGCGGTCGGTCGCCGGATGGGGCTGTCGAGCCGGGAGTTGGAGCGCATCGGTTACGCTGCGTTGCTTCACGACATCGGCCGGATGGGCGATGTGGGCGATGACATGAGCGGAGTTCATGCACACCGAGGGGCCGAGATCGTGACTTCGATCCCGTTTCTTGAAGATGTGGCACCGCTGATTGAGCGTCCATGCGAGGACGACGCTGCACGCCAACCCGTCGGTGCCGAGATCGTCCGAGTATGTTCTCACTACGATCGACTTCGAGCGAATGTCGGTGCCCAGCAGGCGCTCGACGAGCTGATCGAGGAGTCCGGCGGCCTGAGCGGCCGCGTGCTGGAGATTCTCAATGACGTTGTCCGAAACCCGCACGCGAGGGTCGGTGCGGTTCGGTGATCATGGCCGAGATCATCATCGTGGGTCTGGCTCTGTCCCTCGCCGCGGGTGGCTCCCTCAAGAACCTCGCGCAGGAGCCGCTGAAGGGTGAGTGGGCGCTGCTCCTGCTTCTCCCGGCACAGCTGCTCTGGCCCGGAGTGTCTGCTCGTCTGGGCCTTGAGTGCGCCTTGAGCATCATCATCTGGCTGCTCATGATGGCGAGTCTCGCTGCAGTGCTGATGTTGAACGCCCCGCGCCGCTGGATGCTTGGCTTTGCCGCGCTCGGGATTGCAGCCAACATCCTCGTGATCGGCCTCAATCAGGCGATGCCTGTGGACATCCGGGCGGCCTCGGAGATTGGTGCCACCCGGGTGGCCTCGCGCGAAGCCCTCGCGAACGACTGCCTGCACGAAGAGATGACGGAGGACACGGCGCTCCTGCTTCTCGCCGATGTGATAGCCGTGCCGGGACCTCCCTGGCAGCGAGGCGTGCTAAGCGTCGGTGATCTTCTGCTTGCGCTGGGACTTGGAGGCTGGGTGTTCGCCGCCTGCAAGGGTGGTCGCGTCCAAGTTGTCTAGCGTGACGCGTCCTATTCGGGTTGACTGTTGCGCTGCTGCTAATCATGCGGTGAAATAGCGCATAGCCTCTCGGGGTCTCCAGAGCCAGTTCTTAGGGGGGAACAATGGCAGGGGTGGAGGCCGTCTCGCGCGGTATTCCGAATTTCGGTCCGGTCGTCAAGCGCAAGCACATTCTGAATGCCGCTCGGCTCGGCTGCCCGGCGCTCACGGTTGTGTGCGCGCCACCCGGGTATGGCAAGAGCGTCCTAGCAGCACAGCTTGCGGGAGAGTCGCGCGCGGATTCTGCGCTGTGGGTGCCACTGTACGACCTGGACATGCGCACGGACGAATGGCTAGGACGCGTCGCGGAGGCACTGGTTCCCGGCGCCGGGACATCCAGTACGGCGGCTGAGGCTCTTCCGCAATTCAGTCCAGACGTCGCCCACGGCGACGTCATGCTGCGCATCCGGAACGGGCTCTCATGTCACACCGGTCGCGTAATTGACATAGTGCTCGACGGTGCGAACCGTGTGGAGGAGCTACGCTCACTGCAGGGCCTTGCGGACCTGCTTCGTAGGTGCACCTCGCAGGCGAGCAGGGTGTTAATCACATGCAGGGCTATCGCCGATGACACACGCGTGTCCAGCCCGTCTCTTCTGTGGCTGATTGGCCACGATGAATTGCGGTTCGATTCTTCTGAGGTTGTTGAGTTAATCATGCTCGCAGGCGAGGGCGTGATTGCCGAGTCTCGGGCGCTTCAGCTCATGGATCGTTTCTCCGGCCATCCTGCCCTAACATCGCTAATGGCTAGGCACGGACGCATCGACGATGCGGTCGATCCACCGCAGGACCTCGTATGGTACACACGCAGGCTTGTCGCGGAGTGTGACGTCAGTACTCTGCAAGACGCGTACTGTGCCGCGCTGCTTCACGAGGGCCCGGCTTCGGAGTTGAACAGCTGTGTGGAGCAGGCAGGGTTTGGAGGATGTGACTGGTTTGCCCTGCAAGATCTGGCGCCACTACTGAAGGCGGTTGTGGATGTTGACGGTAGCCCCGTGGACTTCAGGATTCACGCGGTCTTGCGCGAGGCGATTCTGTTTGAGGCGGCTCGTCGATTGGATTCGCTTGACTGTGCATCGCTTAGGGCGTCTGCGTTAGCGCGCATGACCCATACCAGGGACTACTCGCGAGTTGCCGGTACCTTATGGGCAGCTTGTACCGGTGACGAGGCATCGGAGTGGTGCGAGAACCACGGCATGAGTCTGCTGCATCAGTGTGGATCGTCCACGGTGGAACGATGTCTCCGGAAGATCCCTCCGATGACACTGTCCTCGAGTGCGCGGCTACTGCTCCTCAGGTCGGCCACGATGCGGGAGCAAGAGCGCAGAGACGAGGCGCTGATGCATGCGAAGCTTGCACAGCGTATCGCGGAGGCTGATGCGGATTTCGAGACACAGGCCCGAGCGTTGCTCTTCGAGGTGCGCCTGGCAATCGACTATGCTGATCTGCCGATGGCCGGGGCGGCTCTCAACGAGCTGAGTGGGCCACTTCGCGCGAACCTGAGCGCCTCGGCTGACTGTCTGTTCCTGGCTTATGCGTCGCTACTCCACGCGCAGTCAGCAGACTGTGTCGAGTCAGGCGAGACCCTGAATCAAGCGATCATGTCCCTCAATGCACTCCCGGAGACCACGCATGAGGCAGTCTGGGCGGTCAACTGCATCGCCGGAGTGGCAGGACTGCTTCATGGGCGATGGGACGAGGCCAACCTCCTGTTTCTAAAGGCCTGTCGTTGGTCAGGCATCAGTCCACTTCAAGTCCTGCAGCTGCGTGCGAACGGTGCTGTAGCCCACATGGAGTTGGGTTCGCTGTGCGAAGCTGAATCACTTCTGCGTGGCGTACTGGCGGACGCTCGAGACGCGGGTCTCTCGCTGCTCGGCGCGTACGCGCTTGGAACGCTCGCCGGGGTTCGTTGGCCTTCGGACTCGCGGGAGTCCGCATCCTTGTGGGCTGACTGTCAGCGCGCGATGCGAGATCATGGTGATCTTGTTGGGGAGTCGATGGAGCACATACTTCAGTCGATGCTCTGTCGCGCGGCCCACTCCGGTGAGCAGGCGTTGGCCCACGCCGAGAGTGCGATGGCGCAAGTGCAGGAGGTGGGTGAGTCCGCACGCCTCCTCCGTCTTTCAGCCGAAATCGAGATTGCAGCGTCGATGCTTGCGCTGGGTGACCGTTGGGGTGCACGGCGTGTCTCCTCCCGGGCTGCCGAGGAACTCCAAGGAACGCAGGCGAATGCGCACCTCCTCTGCATCCACATGATCCTAGCGGAGCTTGACCGCTTGGAGGGCAAACACGAGTCCGCGACGGCCGGCTTACAGCACTTTGCAGAATACGTCTCCACCGGCTCCGCCAACTGGCGGTTGGCGATGTATGTGCGTGCATTCCCGGGTCTCCTCGGGGTGCTTGTTCGGGCCTTCAGCCCTGGGAACCTGCCGCTTCGCATGCTGCGACTCGTTCCTGAGGAGGTGATCGATACCGCGTGCGCTTGCGCCGCTGGCAGCATCGGCCCGGAGGACAGGCAGGTGTTGCTCGCTCGATCGCGGGGCACCGAGGACCCGGCTCGCGCGCAGACAGCATCTCCCCCGACGTGTACGGTTCGCTTCTTCGGCGGATTTGAAGTGACCGTGGACGGGCATGTCGTCGAGGACTCGCATTGGCGCAAGCGCAAGGTGCGCCTGCTGTTCGCGATGCTTGCGGCCGGTCGGGGGCAGGAGCTCCCGAGAGATGTCATCCTCGAGCGGCTGTGGCCGGGAATGGAGGAAGACCGCGCGCGTCGCAACTTCTACGTCACATGGAGCGCGATGAAGCGCGCACTGAGCAGTGAATCCTCCGCCGACATCACGGGCCGCTACGCACTTTGCTCGAGCGGGGTGTGTCGCGTTACCCGCGCCGTCAGGAGCGACCTCGACGCGTTTTGCGAGGCGATCGAGGTTCTCCGTGCGGCCAACGCTCGCGAGGACATCACCGGCGTCCTGGTTGCGGCGCGACGTCTCGTTGGCGTCTACACGGGTGATTTCCTGCCGGGTGATGTCTACGAGGAGTGGTTCACGGATGTACGTGAGCAGGCGAAGCATGAATTCTGCGATGCGATGTTGGTGGCCGCAGAAGGCGCCGAGGCTACAGGAAACACCTCGGAGGCGCTTGCGTTCTTGAGGAAGGCGGGAGTTGTCGACCCGTGGCGCGAGGACATCTACCAGAGGACTATGCGGTGTCAGATTGGCGCGGGACAACGCAGCCGGGCCATAGAGACCTACATGGCGTGCCGAGGGAGGCTCGTCGATGACCTGGGAATCGATCCCTCCACGGAAACAACGAGGCTCTACGAGGCGGTTCTGGCTATGGACTCGGAGACTCGCGAGATCGCACCCGGCGTTTAGATTCAGTTAACGTCCAGCTAAGAAGGCCGCGCTAGGCTGTGCCTGCAGCGGTTCGGAAGACCGCCGAAAGGTCCAGGTGCGTAGCCAGCGAGCGGAGCGGTGAGGAGTCGGGAGACCTCCTGAGGGGCACAGCTGTGCGAGCGAGCGCGCAGGTCTTTGGGGCTGACTGCGGGGCCGGGGGTCACCAGACCCTCGGCCTCCTGCCTAAGCGACACGCCCAACCCTTGGCACCCTGCGTGCTACAATCTCTTGGCTTTTGTCCACGCTCACTACACCCCCTGAGGAGCATCGTTTCTCATGGCTAATCTGTTCACCAAGCTGCTCACCGCCGGTGAGGGCAAGCAGTTCCGCGAGTACGACGTCATCGTCGGCCAGATCAACGCGTTCGAGCCGTCCATCGTGCCGCTCACTGATGAAGAACTCCGCGGCAAGACCGACGAGTTCCGCAATCGGGTTTCAAGCGGCGCCACGCTCGACGAGCTTCTCCCCGAGGCCTTCGCGGTCGTGCGTGAGGCCGCCAAGCGCTCCCTCGGCATGCGCCACTTCGACGTGCAGATGATCGGCGGCATCGTGCTGCACCGCGGCAATATCGCGGAGATGCGCACCGGCGAGGGCAAGACGCTGGTGGCCACGCTGCCGGTGTACCTGAACGCGCTCGCCGGCAACGGCGTGCATGTGGTCACCGTGAACGACTACCTCGCCAAGCGCGACAGCGAGTGGATGGGCCGCGTGTACCGCTTCCTCGGCCTTGAGGTGGGCATCATCCAAAGCGGCATGGACCCCAAGGCCCGCAAGCCCGCCTACGCGGCGGACGTCACGTACGGCACCAACAGCGAGTTCGGCTTCGACTACCTGCGCGACAACATGGTCACGCGTCCCGAGCTGCGTGTGCAGCGCGGCCACCACTACGCGATCGTGGACGAGGTGGACTCGATCCTGATCGACGAGGCGCGGACCCCGCTCATCATCTCCGGCGCCGGCACGCGCTCGGCGGACACCTACAAGTCGTTCGCCAAGATCGCGCCGCGTCTCAAGATCGAGGAGGACTTCGAGCTCGACGAGGCCAAGCGCACCGTGGCTCCCACCGAGACCGGTGTGGCACGCGTGGAGCAGCTCCTCGGCATCGAGGACCTCTACGCCGACCCGAGTGGGCAGATGGTGAACCACCTCCAGCAGGCGCTGAAGGCCCAGCACCTCTTCAAGCGCGACGTGGAGTACGTGGTCAAAGACGGCGAAGTGCTCATCGTGGATGAGTTCACCGGCCGCATCATGTACGGCCGCCGCTGGTCAGACGGCCTGCACCAGGCCGTGGAGGCCAAGGAGCACGTGCACGTGCGCGAGGAGAACCAGACGCTCGCCACCATCACGCTGCAGAACTTCTTCCGCCTCTACGACAAGCTCGCCGGCATGACCGGTACGGCCGTGACCGAAGACGCGGAGTTCCGCGAGATCTACAACCTCCCCGTGGTGGTGATCCCGCCCAACCGCCCGATGGTCCGCGACGACCGCAACGACCTCATCTACCGCAGCGTGGACGCCAAGTTCGACGCGGTGTCAGGCGAGATCTCCGAGCGCCACGACCAGGGGCAGCCGTGCCTGGTGGGCACCATCTCGATCGAGAACTCGGAGCGGCTAGCAAATGCGCTCAAGCGTCGCGGCATCCCGCACGCGGTCTTGAACGCCAAGTTCCACGAGATGGAAGCGCATATCATCGCGCAGGCGGGCCGCAAGGGCGCCGTCACCATCGCCACCAACATGGCCGGCCGCGGCACCGACATCATCCTCGGCGGCAACCCCGAGTTCCTCGCCGATGAGCTGCTCCGCGAGCGTGGCGTGCAGCCCGAGGAGGCCACCGAGGAGCAGAAGGCCTCGGCACTCGAAGACGCCAAGGTCACCTGCGCGGCCGAGCACATCGAGGTCGTGGACGCGGGCGGGCTTGCGGTCATCGGCACCGAGCGGCACGACTCGCGCCGCATCGACAACCAGCTTCGCGGCCGTTCCGGGCGCCAGGGCGACCCCGGGCTCTCCCAGTTCTACCTCTCGCTCGAAGACGACCTGATGCGTCTCTTCGGCGGCGGCAGGATGGACCGCATCAGCACCTTCATGTCCAAAAGCGACATCCCGGACGACATGCCCATACAGGCGGGCATGGTCTCCAAGGCGATCGAGAGCGCGCAGCGGCAGGTGGAGGCGCAGAACTTCGCCTCCCGCAAGTACGTGCTCGAGTACGACGACGTGATGAACAAGCAGCGCCAGGTGATCTACGCCGAGCGCAACGAGATCCTCGACGGCAAGGACATCCGCGGCCGTGTGGAGGAGATGATCGAGGAGACCGTGGCGTCCATCGCCGCGGAGTTCTGCCCGGAGAAGACCTACTCGGAGGAGTGGGACTGGAGCGGGCTTGCCGAGGCACTCGTCGAGGTCATCGGTCTGCCCCTCGTGGACGACGAGGCCCGCAAGGCCGACAGCCCGTATGAGCTCGGCGATATCCTCTCGGCGAAGATCCTCGCCGCCTACGAGGCGAAAGAGGCCACCCTCGGCAGCGAGCAGCTGCGCGCGCTCGAGCGCCACGTGATGCTGCGCGTGATCGACGCGCGGTGGATGAACCACCTGCTCGAGATGGACTACCTGCGCGACGGCATCGGCCTGCGCGCCATCGGCCAGCGCGACCCGCTCATCGAGTACAAGGGCGAGGCCTACGAGATGTTCAAGTTCCTCGTGGGTGAGATTGGCCGCGACTTCCTGCGCACGATCATGCACATCCAGCTCGCCAAGGCGCCCGAGCCCGTGCCCGAGACGGCCGAGGTGAGCCAGGTCACCTACTCGGCGCCCTCCGAGCAGAGCATCTTCGGCGGCGCGCGTCAGCAGGCTGCGAGCAACGAGTCGGCCATGGCGCAGGTGGGCGGGGGAGCGAGCGAGGCGATGGCCAAGGCCGCCGCCGCAGGCGCCGCGCGCCCGGCCACGCCCGGCGGAGCGACCGTGGTGAAGGACAAGGAAGACCCCTACGCCAACGTGG contains:
- the secA gene encoding preprotein translocase subunit SecA; amino-acid sequence: MANLFTKLLTAGEGKQFREYDVIVGQINAFEPSIVPLTDEELRGKTDEFRNRVSSGATLDELLPEAFAVVREAAKRSLGMRHFDVQMIGGIVLHRGNIAEMRTGEGKTLVATLPVYLNALAGNGVHVVTVNDYLAKRDSEWMGRVYRFLGLEVGIIQSGMDPKARKPAYAADVTYGTNSEFGFDYLRDNMVTRPELRVQRGHHYAIVDEVDSILIDEARTPLIISGAGTRSADTYKSFAKIAPRLKIEEDFELDEAKRTVAPTETGVARVEQLLGIEDLYADPSGQMVNHLQQALKAQHLFKRDVEYVVKDGEVLIVDEFTGRIMYGRRWSDGLHQAVEAKEHVHVREENQTLATITLQNFFRLYDKLAGMTGTAVTEDAEFREIYNLPVVVIPPNRPMVRDDRNDLIYRSVDAKFDAVSGEISERHDQGQPCLVGTISIENSERLANALKRRGIPHAVLNAKFHEMEAHIIAQAGRKGAVTIATNMAGRGTDIILGGNPEFLADELLRERGVQPEEATEEQKASALEDAKVTCAAEHIEVVDAGGLAVIGTERHDSRRIDNQLRGRSGRQGDPGLSQFYLSLEDDLMRLFGGGRMDRISTFMSKSDIPDDMPIQAGMVSKAIESAQRQVEAQNFASRKYVLEYDDVMNKQRQVIYAERNEILDGKDIRGRVEEMIEETVASIAAEFCPEKTYSEEWDWSGLAEALVEVIGLPLVDDEARKADSPYELGDILSAKILAAYEAKEATLGSEQLRALERHVMLRVIDARWMNHLLEMDYLRDGIGLRAIGQRDPLIEYKGEAYEMFKFLVGEIGRDFLRTIMHIQLAKAPEPVPETAEVSQVTYSAPSEQSIFGGARQQAASNESAMAQVGGGASEAMAKAAAAGAARPATPGGATVVKDKEDPYANVGRNEPCPCGSGKKYKHCHGAN
- a CDS encoding DUF5317 family protein; protein product: MAEIIIVGLALSLAAGGSLKNLAQEPLKGEWALLLLLPAQLLWPGVSARLGLECALSIIIWLLMMASLAAVLMLNAPRRWMLGFAALGIAANILVIGLNQAMPVDIRAASEIGATRVASREALANDCLHEEMTEDTALLLLADVIAVPGPPWQRGVLSVGDLLLALGLGGWVFAACKGGRVQVV
- a CDS encoding HDIG domain-containing protein; this translates as MRRDPNPLHASRTPRQLWYLTALIGLGFLAIAAIWPGRDMGFDPALAAGLAAAFFATRLLTIRLPQGDDVYVTLVVGLVALAVADITVAVAASALAGVVESIARFSQSSRPAAVSRALDATRATAVLALMAPWQLVLHRSLSATAHDDTLIMWLLVAGMMYSGLDILTMAVQQRIAGGLPVIQGIATLQRPLATMYLVHLAMAAVAVRLYAESASWAFPIALLLTLILQNSFNLYLRIRRGYADTIGALAHAAELDRPHDSGHARRVADLAVAVGRRMGLSSRELERIGYAALLHDIGRMGDVGDDMSGVHAHRGAEIVTSIPFLEDVAPLIERPCEDDAARQPVGAEIVRVCSHYDRLRANVGAQQALDELIEESGGLSGRVLEILNDVVRNPHARVGAVR
- a CDS encoding BTAD domain-containing putative transcriptional regulator, which encodes MAGVEAVSRGIPNFGPVVKRKHILNAARLGCPALTVVCAPPGYGKSVLAAQLAGESRADSALWVPLYDLDMRTDEWLGRVAEALVPGAGTSSTAAEALPQFSPDVAHGDVMLRIRNGLSCHTGRVIDIVLDGANRVEELRSLQGLADLLRRCTSQASRVLITCRAIADDTRVSSPSLLWLIGHDELRFDSSEVVELIMLAGEGVIAESRALQLMDRFSGHPALTSLMARHGRIDDAVDPPQDLVWYTRRLVAECDVSTLQDAYCAALLHEGPASELNSCVEQAGFGGCDWFALQDLAPLLKAVVDVDGSPVDFRIHAVLREAILFEAARRLDSLDCASLRASALARMTHTRDYSRVAGTLWAACTGDEASEWCENHGMSLLHQCGSSTVERCLRKIPPMTLSSSARLLLLRSATMREQERRDEALMHAKLAQRIAEADADFETQARALLFEVRLAIDYADLPMAGAALNELSGPLRANLSASADCLFLAYASLLHAQSADCVESGETLNQAIMSLNALPETTHEAVWAVNCIAGVAGLLHGRWDEANLLFLKACRWSGISPLQVLQLRANGAVAHMELGSLCEAESLLRGVLADARDAGLSLLGAYALGTLAGVRWPSDSRESASLWADCQRAMRDHGDLVGESMEHILQSMLCRAAHSGEQALAHAESAMAQVQEVGESARLLRLSAEIEIAASMLALGDRWGARRVSSRAAEELQGTQANAHLLCIHMILAELDRLEGKHESATAGLQHFAEYVSTGSANWRLAMYVRAFPGLLGVLVRAFSPGNLPLRMLRLVPEEVIDTACACAAGSIGPEDRQVLLARSRGTEDPARAQTASPPTCTVRFFGGFEVTVDGHVVEDSHWRKRKVRLLFAMLAAGRGQELPRDVILERLWPGMEEDRARRNFYVTWSAMKRALSSESSADITGRYALCSSGVCRVTRAVRSDLDAFCEAIEVLRAANAREDITGVLVAARRLVGVYTGDFLPGDVYEEWFTDVREQAKHEFCDAMLVAAEGAEATGNTSEALAFLRKAGVVDPWREDIYQRTMRCQIGAGQRSRAIETYMACRGRLVDDLGIDPSTETTRLYEAVLAMDSETREIAPGV